In the Armatimonas rosea genome, TTGATCCGGGCGCTGCTCTTGCCGCTGGCGCTCAGCTCACGGGAGAGGATCAGCAGGCCGTCCTCGGTCTCGATTCCGGTGCTCTCCAGGGCGGGCGCGAGCCGGGGATCGCTGCTACTGACCGTGAAGACCGCCTCCACACGCGCCTTCTCCGCCCCGTGCCGCACTGAGTCGCTGCTCGTGCGCTCACCCAAGACCATGCCCAAGGCATCGAGCAGGATGGATTTTCCCGCCCCGGTCTCGCCCGTCAGCAGGTTCAGCCCCGCCCCAAAGCGAAGGCGCACCCGCTCGACCAGCGCAAAGTTCTCGACTGATAGTTCCGTAAGCATAGCGACGCGTGAGAATTATACCGCCAGAGACTCTCTGGCGTAGCCGAAAACCGGAAAGCGGCTATAATAGCCGCGTGAGTTTTGGCTGGCTGGAGGAGAGCGGGGCGGAGCGGGAGATCGCGGTCTCGACGCGGGCGCGGCTGGCGCGCAACCTGGCGGCCTTTCCCTTTCCCCACAAGGCGACCCCAACCGAGCGCAAGCGGGTGGCGCAGCTCGTGCGGGAGGCTGCTAAGATCGGGGACCTGACCCTGCTACACCCGGTGGAGCTCGCAAAGCTCACCGAGAGCCAGCGCCAGGAGCTCGTGGCCAACCAGCGCATCTCTCCCAAGCTTGCCGAGGGCACACCGGGGCAGTGGGCCCTGCTGGCCACTGATGGCGCGCTCTCGATTCTGGTCAATGAAGAGGACCACCTGCGCCTCCAAGCCCTCGCGTCGGGCTGCCAGCCCGAGCGTGTCTACCATCAAGTGAGCACGGTGGAGCGCCTCCTGGCACGCGGCCTCGACTTTGCCCACGACGAGCGCTTTGGGTTTCTGACGGCATCGCTGGCCAATGTGGGGACGGGAATGCGGCTCTCGGTGCTGCTCCACCTGCCCGCCCTGACCTGGCTCAATGAGCTGGAGCCCAAGCTCGCCGCGGTCTCTGCGCTCGGGGGGACGGTCCGGGGGCTTCATGGGGAGGGAACCCAGAGCACGGGGGCGCTCTACCAGGTCAGCCACGAGCGCACCTACCGCCCGGAGAGCGACCCGCTCAATCTGGTGCGCAGTGTTCAAGGGGCTGCCGAGGTGCTGATCGCCGCCGAGACCGATGCGCGCTCACGCCTCCCCCGGATAAAGCCCTGGACCCTCCAGCAGACCTGGGAGCGCACCACGGAGCGCATCAGCACCGCGGAGCAGCTGCCGAGCGAGGAGGCCCTGGAGCTTCTCTCGTATCGCCGCCTTGCCGGTCTGCTGGGCCTCACCGACCCGCTGGAGCCCACGGACTTTGCCGAGGCGCTTCTCTCCGTGGGGCAGGGCGAGTCGGTGCGACAGCAGCTCACCCGCGCCGCCCTCCTGCGAAACCTACGAGGGTGAACAATCTCAAGAAAGGCTACGTCTGCGACTTGTGCAAGCACTCTTATTTCTTCTCCTGATCGGGGCCGCTCAGGCAAAAAACACGCCCCCACAAAAGAATATCCCGCCGCCGCCGCCAACACTTCCTGCGGTGCCAAAGCTCCCCGCCAAGATTGCGTTTTCGAGTGAGCTGGCAGGCCGACGCGCCTATCTCGCCGCACGGGACACGGCCCACGCGACCAGCTTTCAGTGTGAGCTGAGCTCTATCGTGGACAGCCGAGGACGCGTCTCTGCGGGGCTGAGTGCGACAGAGACACTCTACTCCGCTCCAGGAAACAAGCTGGCCCTCACCTATGAGTACGGCATCCCAGGCCGGCGCTCGGTCCGAAAGGCGATCTCCGACGGTGAGTCTCTCCTGGCCGTGACCCTCGATGAGCGCAACAAGCAGACCACACGTGAGTTCTCCCGCCTCTACTTTGCCGAGGTGAAACCCATCAGCCGGACACTTCAGTACGCACGGCTCGACGCGCTGGGGACGAGCTGCGGGGCGCAGCTGGCCATTGAGCCCGAGCGGGCGATGCTGAGCCGCATCTGGCAAGACAGCGACGGGAGCGTGCTGGAGACGGATAGCCTGATTCCCCGCCCCGGTCGGCCCCAGCGGATCCGGCGCTATCGGTTCACGTCGAGCCACACGCTCGCCGCCGCCGAGGAGTGGGAGCTGCGCGAGGGGAGAACCACCTACCGCAAGGAGACCTACAAGCCCGCGCCCAAGAACGTCGCGCCCTTTGACCAGGCACTTCCGTCCAACTATATCGAGAAGGCCATCAAGGTCCAGGAGCGCCCACAGGAGCCGCCTCCCGTGCAGTCCGATCCCCAGGCCCTCGCCCTGCTTGAGAAGTGGGAGCGTGCCCACCAGCGCTTCTTTACCCTCCATGCGGCCGCGACTGTCACGACCCAGCTTGTCAAGCGCAGTGAGCTCTCCCGCGATCCCGGTCGCGGCGGTGGCTACAACGGCACCTACGACCTCTGGCTCCAGCGGCCCGGGAGCGCGTTGGTTACCGTGAAGGGGAAGGACGCCTTCCCGGTGAGCCAGATCCTCCGCGCCGACGGCACGCAGATTATCGTCGAGGACACCGACGGTAAGAAGCGCCCTTCGCCCCTGCGGGAGGGAGCCCGCCTGGAGACCAGCCTGCGCCAGGCCGCGCTCCGCAGTGCTCTGGAGCCGCTCCAGTGGCTCCTGGAAGGTCCCCCCGCGCTCACCGGCTACGAGGCCGTGCGCCTCCTGAGCCCCGTGACCCTCCCCGATGGCACCCAGGCCGATGTGATCGAGCTGGTACGCACCGTCCGCGGCACGGGGGGACGGGCTGACCGCCCGATGGTCTCCGCGACCTCGGAGCGTGTCTGGCTCAATAGAAACGGGATTCCGGTTGGCTTTGAGACCACCCGAAGGTCCGATATCGAGGGAGCCTTCGAGCGCGATCAGCCCCCGACCACGATCGTCAGTATCGTCCTGCGAGGAGTCTCCACCGACCGCGAGCCGCCGTTTTAGCGCGCTGCTCAGGGAGGAAATCGCGGCGTGTCTCTGGAACTAGAGAGCATTCCAATTGGAGAAACGAACCTAACTCATGCCCAAACTAACCGTTGAAGGCCACGGGACATTCGATGTTCCCGAAGGCAAGAAGCTTGTCCTTGCGATCGAAGACGCAGGAATCCCGATCCTGCACCGCTGTGGGGGAGTCCCCGCCTGCACCACCTGCCGCGTCCGAATCCTGGAGGGCGAGGTGTCCCCCATGTCCGACGAGGAAGAGTCCACCCTGGAAGACCCGGAGCTGATCGCGACCCACCGGCTCTCCTGCCAGATCCGTGTCCAGAACGACCTGACGGTCGCGGTCTGGGGCGAGGTGGGCAAGGAGGCACGCGGCGCGTTCTTCACCGACGGCAAGGTCTTCGACAGCGCCGGCGAGCGCCCCGCCGACTGAGCCGCTCGGAATCGCCCCGTTTAGACCGCCCCGGTTAGAGCGGGGCGTCTTGCTGTCCTCGTTCCTCGGACACAAAGGCCTTCGGCCATAATCCCGAGTTCACTCGGGATGGGCGGAGCCCTTCGTGTCGGAGCTTGCGACGACAGCAAGACGCCCCCCTCCAACGGGGGCGGTCTAAACCGGGGCGATTTTTTTATTGTGTATACTGAGCAGGTATGGCCGACGAACCTGAACCGATCTCGCGCATGGAAGCGCTCCGAGGTCTACGCATCTCCACACAAGAGGGGCTCTGGGCGACGGTCTTTGTGGTGCTCACGGGCGGCGCGTTCCAGATCGGGTTTGCACGCCACCTCGGGGCCAACGACTTTGTTTTAGGGCTGCTCGCTGGGCTCCCCGCCGCCGTAGGGCTCTTGCAGGTGCCGGCCTCTCTCTACATCGAGAAACGCGGCGAGCGGCGGCGCTTTGTGGCGTTCTCCGCGGGTGCCGGGCGGCTGGCGCTGGCGGCTCTCGCCCTGGTCGCACTGTTTCTCCCCGATCCGCTCCGGCTCGCGGCGTTTCTGCTCCTGCTGATTCTCTCCTCGGCGCTCCTGACGATCACCGTCCCGGCGTGGACCAGCTGGATGAGCGACCTCGTCCCCAACGATGCCCGTGGGCGCTACTTTGCGGGCCGCAACCGCCTCGCGAGTATCGTCGCGATGCTGGCGCCTCTACCCGCCGCGTGGCTCCTCGACAAGCTCAAGCCTGAGGCGGGGTTTCCGGTTCTCTTCGGTCTCGCCGCGATTCCGGCCGCCGTGTGTTTTCTGCTGATCCTGCGCCAGCCCGAGCCCCCGATGGTGCGCCAGCTCGAGAAGACCAACCCGTTCACGTCGCTCAAGGCTCCCTTCGCCGACCCGAGCTTCCGGCAGTTTCTGGCCTTTGCGGGGACGGTGGTCGTGGGGCAGGCGCTGGCGGGGCAGTTTTTCATGGCCTGGCAGGTCGATAAGGCGGGGCTGGAGCTGCCCTATCTCTCGGTGCAGGTTCTGGGCGCGGTGGCGTCGGGGGCGAGCCTGGCGACCATGCCGCTCTGGGGCTACCTTGCCGATAAGTACGGGGGGCGCCCGGTGCTGATGATCGGGAGCTGGCTGGTGCTGGTGGCACCGCTGCTCTGGTGCTTCACGAGCCACGGGGCAAACTGGCTCAACTACCCGCTGATTGTCGTGCTGAACGTGACCTCGGGGGCGGGCTGGGCCGCGGTGGGGCTGACCCAGTTCAATCTTTTGCTCTCGATGACCCCCGACGATAAACGCGGCACCTATGTGGCGGTCTACTCGGCGTTTACGGGAGTGGTGGGGGGGATCTCGCCCATTATCGGGGGGGCGCTGATGACCGCGCTCTCGCATCTGCCCCTGCCCGCGGGCCTCAATAACTACAAGGTGATGTTCCTGCTCACCGATATCGTCCGCGTGGCCGCGCTGATCTTGCTTCGCCAGCTTAAGATCGAGGACAGTAAGACGACCCGCTTCGTGCTGGGGCAGCTGGTCGGGACGGGGACCATGGGGGGCTTTCGACGCGCCCAGCGCCTCGCTCGCACCACGGATGCCGAGGCGCGCGAGGAGACCGTGCGGGAGCTTGGGGAGCGGAAGTCGTCGCTGGCGGTGGAGGAGCTGGTGGAGGCGCTGGGCGATGTCTCCCACGCGGTCCGTGCCACGGCGGCGCGGGCGCTGGGGGAGATCGGGGACACGCGTGCGGTTCCTGCGCTGGCCGCAAAGCTCCTTGACCCCGCCGCCGCGATTGGCGAGGAGGCCGCACACGCGCTGGGATTTCTGGGCGACCGCGCCGCTACCCCCGCGCTGGAGGCGGCGTCCCGTGGCCCCAATGCAACTGTCCGCGTGGCCGCCCTGCGCGCTCTGGGCCGCCTCGCCGACCCGGCCTCGGCCCCGACCCTGCTCGCCGCCCTCAACCCGGATCGCCCGACCCGCTGCGAGGCGGCCTGCGCGGCCTTAGCGGCGATTGGGGAGAACCTGCGCCCGGAAGACCGTACCGAGGCCGAGGAGCGCCTGCTCGCCCT is a window encoding:
- a CDS encoding 2Fe-2S iron-sulfur cluster-binding protein, translating into MPKLTVEGHGTFDVPEGKKLVLAIEDAGIPILHRCGGVPACTTCRVRILEGEVSPMSDEEESTLEDPELIATHRLSCQIRVQNDLTVAVWGEVGKEARGAFFTDGKVFDSAGERPAD
- a CDS encoding MFS transporter, with product MADEPEPISRMEALRGLRISTQEGLWATVFVVLTGGAFQIGFARHLGANDFVLGLLAGLPAAVGLLQVPASLYIEKRGERRRFVAFSAGAGRLALAALALVALFLPDPLRLAAFLLLLILSSALLTITVPAWTSWMSDLVPNDARGRYFAGRNRLASIVAMLAPLPAAWLLDKLKPEAGFPVLFGLAAIPAAVCFLLILRQPEPPMVRQLEKTNPFTSLKAPFADPSFRQFLAFAGTVVVGQALAGQFFMAWQVDKAGLELPYLSVQVLGAVASGASLATMPLWGYLADKYGGRPVLMIGSWLVLVAPLLWCFTSHGANWLNYPLIVVLNVTSGAGWAAVGLTQFNLLLSMTPDDKRGTYVAVYSAFTGVVGGISPIIGGALMTALSHLPLPAGLNNYKVMFLLTDIVRVAALILLRQLKIEDSKTTRFVLGQLVGTGTMGGFRRAQRLARTTDAEAREETVRELGERKSSLAVEELVEALGDVSHAVRATAARALGEIGDTRAVPALAAKLLDPAAAIGEEAAHALGFLGDRAATPALEAASRGPNATVRVAALRALGRLADPASAPTLLAALNPDRPTRCEAACAALAAIGENLRPEDRTEAEERLLALLVPEVDQGMRLAAARAIEKLAPAVPELLWLLTVKLTDEADPAVLARLSVALSRLVRAHAPKPESHFPFLLKMARRLEGKGLSYLQALYAAADTILPPGTLYPLLSLKGMARDEALHKLVSDRALLEVFSQGDYLGLTQRLPELARHDNDPPAEEALLALLMLAKAPPQ